AGGACTAGAATAATAGGTCTTCATTCAAATACGGTGTAATCTATTGATGTTCATAAATTGGTTTGTTAGGTGGATGTTCCACCAAACATCCAAATATAGTAATGGAAGTTGTAGTTATTTTTCCATGGTGGTGCTTCcactactgttgtttttttggttttaaatGATGAATGCATTTAACAGCAATTTCGATGTCTGAACAACATTCTTGCCTGCTCTTTGTTTCCGTCAGCTCCAAGACAAAGCCACTGTCCTCACCACCGAGAGAAAGAAGGTATGTCAACAATACACCTATTTACATCAGGGATTGATCGTTCTGTGCACACAGTGGTGTTATACATTTACCCTTCTCTTGTTTCCAGAGAGGAAAGACCGTGCCAGAGGAGCTGGTCCGGGCTGAGGATCTGAGTAAATACCGCCAAGTGGCCTCACACGCTGTGAGTACTGCCTCATTCAGAGCTCCAACTCCCTCATGGTGGGCGGTAGGGCTGCTCCAtcatgggaaaaatcataatcacgaatgtttggtcaatattgaaatcacgattattcaaacgattatctttgagtttgaaaacatgatgtattgattcagcatgtctctcacaaaaaacactttgtaactgagaacttttgAAATTTctccttcaaaaaaaaaaaaaaaagaaaagtaatagAAATGCATTAAATCTAAAGTAATgaacagatatgtatccagctgttctttgTGATCGTTTGAGGCTAAattcgaaatcgcgatcaaaatttgattaCTCGGCCGGCCCTAGTGGGCAGCATCTACTGAAGTGTTTGGATTTTTTCTCTCGTCCAGTCATGTATTGATCTCTCTTCTCTCAGGGTCTGCACAGTGCCAGCGTTCCTGGAATCCTGGCTCTGGACCTGTGTCCTTCTGACACCAACAAAGTGCTGACCGGTAAGTGGGTCGGCCCACTttccatccaccccccccctgcccagtATTGGTTTGTCCCATGCAACGGACCAACctgtggtttgttttgttttgtggtcGGCCCCCAGGTGGCGCCGATAAGAACGTTGTGGTGTTTGACAAGAGCGAGGAGCAGATCGTGGCCACGCTGAAGGGTCACACCAAGAAGGTCACGTCGGTCATCTACCACCCGTCCCAGGTAAACACCCACACGCCTCCCACCCCAGGGACGAGAGAACACGTATTTGATGCCGTTATCGGACCCCCCTTATTTGGTTGGCTCTGTCACACCAAATTtttaccgggtgccaaatttgtaccgggtacttaatctgttgtccgttgccaggcaacggacaacagattacttaaggggttgtccgttgcctggcaggTTTCAATCGCACTCATGTTGCCGTAGACAAATTCATATAATACAGATAatggatcgctagataacacttgttttgactttatatttgtgttgcatttaattgtttaatcgaatttagctagtaaactgagtgtttaaagtgtatcatagtctagctatcttgtgttaatttaatttccataatttaatttagagaatagattataggtaatagatagatactagatagatagatagatgggtagataggtgagcagggatttactaactggtaaatgttttctattattattattcacgttatccccataacatttagctattactgtgtaaggaaatagataaatacaatgcaatacaatacaaatataaagttaggaacgctaataaatataatttgtaaaataattgttatctgtcttgtcaagctcaatgaacgagttcgcaaatgttcttgaaccttcccacgtcattcgacgcgatcgtctgttgccaggcaggtttggaatggattacgtaaggatgacgtacccggtacaaatttggcagccggtacaaatttggtgtgacagctcCTGTCAAACTCTTGTGTAGTCCACTACTTATGCTCTTGGTGAATCACTTGTCCATTcgttttctccctcccccttacaGGATGTGGTGTTCTCAGCATCTCCCGACAGCACCATCCGCGTGTGGTCGGTCACCGGGGGCAACTGCGTCCAGGTGGTCCGTGCCCACGAGGCGGCCGTGACCGGTCTGTCCCTCCACGCTACCGGGGACTACCTGCTCAGCTCCTCGGAGGATCAGGCACGTGGCCAACTTGGTCTAGCGATGGCTCTCGTCGTGTGAGGGTACAGTCTCCCTGTTTTACTCACGCTCGTCTTCTTCCTGCAGTACTGGGCCTTCTCCGACGTCCAGACCGGCCGAGTCCTCACCAAGGTCACGGACGAGAGTGCGGGTGTTGGTAAGCGATGGACTCCTGGCGTGTGACTCTGACCGCAGAAGCTCTGGGTCCATCTTAAGCTGTTCCCTCTTATTCCCCTCCCGCCTCCAGCCCTGACCTGCGCCCAGTTCCATCCCGACGGTCTCATCTTTGGAACCGGCACGGCGGACTCCCAGATCAAGATCTGGGATCTGAAGGAGCGCACCAACGTAGCCAACTTCCCCGGCCACTCCGGCCCCGTCACCTCCATCGCCTTCTCCGAGAACGGATACTACCTGGCCACAGGTGAGCCTTAGGCCCTAGGCTTCAGGACCTCTGCGTGAGATGGGTTCCAGAGATCACTCCATGTCTTTGTCTGTTAAATGTGTATCCCTAACCCTTGAGGTGCAGCAGGGAGGTAATTCCAGTgaactctgtctgtgtcttctcTCTCCAGGTGCTCAGGATAGCTCTGTGAAGCTGTGGGATCTGAGGAAGCTGAAGAATTTCAAGACCATTGCTCTGGATAACAactatgaggtgtgtgtgtgtgtgtgtggctacggATGCTTTGTCAGGATTGCAGTATGAGCGCCGTAAAGGAATGTCAACGTTTTCTTACGTTTTGAAGAAGGATCAAATGCTCATGTTTTTGGTTTATATTACAATATGTAAGTTTTCTCGCCGATGTCGGTTTAAACCGCAGTGAGGAATACAGCCATAAGAAATCCCGTGGGCTACTTGAAcaaccctctgtgtgtgttttcaggtgaAGTCCCTGGTGTTCGACCAGAGTGGAACCTACCTGGCGGTGGGAGGCACAGACATCCGTGTGTACATCTGCAAACAGTGGTCCGAGGTGCTCAACTTCTCCGGTAAGGGTCTCCGCAAAAACAACTATCATCCGTCCATCCGTAcctaaaactctttatatgaaCCAACCCTGATTAATGTTTGGTCCCCTTTCAGACCACACAGGCCTTGTGACCGGGGTGGCCTTCGGGGAGAACGCCCGCTTCCTGACCTCCGCGGGAATGGACAGAAGCTTGAAGTTCTACAGCTTGTAGAGGGGTCCTACTGGATGGATGTGAAAGGGCTTTGGCACGGGAGTGATGACTGGGGTCGTAACAGGAGTTCAGAGCCTGAGACGAGATGCTGGCCACTGGTATAGCTTAGTCGTATGACGTTTAGTGAAAGGATGACGAATGATTCTACGGTGGCGTCTCTACCGGATACTGTCCGGCAGAGGTGTCCAAGACCTCTTGACAAATGCCCTTGCGCTTGGTACCACAACGTGGTTGGTATGGTTCGttttttgggggagggggggttgtctGTTTATTGTTGAAATGTTCTTTCTGGTATTATTACATTTAGTGCGAAGGCCAGAGTATTGTTTCTTTGAAATTTGCCATCAATGATAAATTCACTGTAGTAATCTTTCTTTTTATGGTGTCCCCGAGCTATTTTTAATGCAGCTCCATTCTGTTAACGATATGCTGTGGAGAATTGTATTCCAGCACTCTTTGCTCTGTTATGTAGTCTCCAGGACATGTAAGCCAACACAATATCTGTAGTAATGTATGCCCAGTGAAGTATGAACAAGTGTGTTAGATTTCCTGCCTTCATATCATGTTTCCATGATAAATGATGACTATAACTCACCCATATCTCTGCAGTGGTTAAGCAATGACCCTCcattactttttttcttttgtcctCTTGTATATTTCATGACTGTTTTATCTGTTGCATTTCTGTCCTTTTACACCAAAATAAAAGATTTTTGTAATGCTATTGGGTCCTTTTACATAGCAATTTAATTGTCACAAGTTCAGCCATGTTTATGATGACTTTTGGTTCCAACGGGAACAGTTCAAATCGCTTTACGAATAGGTCGTTCAGATACCAGTGTTACAAGTGTAGTTTATAAGCGAAGCAAATCCTCATCTCTATTATGGTTGTTTGTTAACCTGGTACGAATGGTGTTTTAGTATGACTAGGCAAATGGGCATTTAGCTCTATTTCGTATTAAACATGCACTTCGCCAAGCTACATGTATTAACAGGAAGAAGATTGAACGGGATAAGTCATTTCCGTAAAACCAATACCAAACAACCCTTGATGCAGTGGTTCACATGTTATAACCCCTCAATGAGTC
The DNA window shown above is from Gadus chalcogrammus isolate NIFS_2021 chromosome 10, NIFS_Gcha_1.0, whole genome shotgun sequence and carries:
- the prpf19 gene encoding pre-mRNA-processing factor 19 translates to MSLVCAISNEVPEHPCVSPVSNQVFERRLIEKYIAENGTDPMNGQPLSEEQLIDIKVSHPIRPKAPSSTSIPAILKSLQDEWDAVMLHSFTLRQQLQTTRQELSHALYQHDAACRVIARLTKEVTAAREALATLKPQAGLVAPQAVPASQPAAVGAGGEPMEISEQVGMTPEIIQKLQDKATVLTTERKKRGKTVPEELVRAEDLSKYRQVASHAGLHSASVPGILALDLCPSDTNKVLTGGADKNVVVFDKSEEQIVATLKGHTKKVTSVIYHPSQDVVFSASPDSTIRVWSVTGGNCVQVVRAHEAAVTGLSLHATGDYLLSSSEDQYWAFSDVQTGRVLTKVTDESAGVALTCAQFHPDGLIFGTGTADSQIKIWDLKERTNVANFPGHSGPVTSIAFSENGYYLATGAQDSSVKLWDLRKLKNFKTIALDNNYEVKSLVFDQSGTYLAVGGTDIRVYICKQWSEVLNFSDHTGLVTGVAFGENARFLTSAGMDRSLKFYSL